The nucleotide sequence CGATGCGGCGCATCGCTCGTTGACTTCGATGAAGGGCCGCACCCTGACGCTCAAGGCAAGCTCCGCCGTCGGGCATCCTGCACGGATGCCTCTGCCCAGCGACGTGAGCGAGCGGTGCCGCAGCCGCTTGGACGTGATGCCGGCGCGGCCGGCCTCGCCAACGGTGAACGGCCTGTCCTGGAATTTGTTCGGCAGCGGGCGTGCGGTCTTCATGGCTACATGAGAGCAGAAAGAACGCCTCTGCTGCTGAAGTTATCCACAGCCCCTATCGATTGCTCCGTAACCGCCGTTTTCAGGGCTCAAAAGGGCAGTTGCGGAACAGTCGATGGGGTTCAATCCTCGCTGTGGATCTCCCGCTGCCGGGCGCTCAGCAGCTCCAGTTCGGGGCGGTAGGCCACGAAGCGCTCGACGGCGGTTAGCACCTCCACGAGGTGCGCCCGGTCGGCGGCAACCAGGCCGGCGCCGATCCGGGTGCGCCGGTACTGGTCGTGGTCCCCCACCTCGGCTACGGAGACCTCGTAGCGCCGCTTGACCTCGGCCAGCAGGGGCCGCACGACGGACCGCTTCTCCTTGAGGCTGTGTACGTCACCAAGGAGGATGTCGAACTCAATCCAGCCGATCCACATGCCGTTAATGCTAGCGAGTGCTCCGTAACTGCCCTTTTGAGGGTTCAAAAGGGCAGTTACGGAGCACTCGACGGGACTCAGATGGTGAGCTCGCCCATCGTGTCCCAGCCTTCGCCGTCGAGCTGGCGGCTGATAATGCGCGGGGTTTCGGCGAGGGCCTGCGGCATGTCCGCCATGGCCTTCTTGAAGTGGGCGCTGCTGACGTGGTCGCCCGCGGCGTCGTCCTTGAAGGCTTCGACGAGGACGAATTCGTTGGGATCATCCACGCTGCGTGACCAGTCGAACCACAGGTTGCCGGGCTCCTGGCGGGTTGCCTCGGTGAAGTCGGCAACGAGGCCGAGCCATTTCTCGGACC is from Arthrobacter sp. QXT-31 and encodes:
- a CDS encoding DUF503 domain-containing protein; this encodes MWIGWIEFDILLGDVHSLKEKRSVVRPLLAEVKRRYEVSVAEVGDHDQYRRTRIGAGLVAADRAHLVEVLTAVERFVAYRPELELLSARQREIHSED
- a CDS encoding putative quinol monooxygenase, coding for MIFIVVKFKVKPDWSEKWLGLVADFTEATRQEPGNLWFDWSRSVDDPNEFVLVEAFKDDAAGDHVSSAHFKKAMADMPQALAETPRIISRQLDGEGWDTMGELTI